Proteins found in one Ostrinia nubilalis chromosome 27, ilOstNubi1.1, whole genome shotgun sequence genomic segment:
- the LOC135084760 gene encoding integumentary mucin C.1-like translates to MPPGLPPPPPPDPPAPPVIPYSTTTTTAAPTTTTPVPTTTTPVPTTTTPVPTTTTSTSTTATTTPVSTTTTTPVTSTTTTKVPTTTTTPVSTTSKTTTSTTPASTTSKTTTSTTPAPTTSTTTPAPKPTTTTPVPTTTTPVPTTTTPVPTTTTPVPTTTTPVPITTRTTSRPVTLPRRYPPRRYPPYVPPYVLPPVYLPRPPPAAAATAYAGPGRARAYAAANNMLAWIPAYFNLK, encoded by the coding sequence ATGCCGCCGGGCCTGcccccgccgcccccgcccGACCCCCCGGCGCCCCCTGTTATCCCGTACTCTACCACCACCACTACTGCTGCGCCGACCACAACTACGCCGGTTCCTACGACAACTACGCCCGTTCCTACGACAACAACGCCCGTTCCTACGACAACAACTTCGACTTCCACTACAGCAACAACAACGCCTGTCTCTACGACAACAACCACGCCGGTTACGTCGACAACAACAACGAAAGttccaacaacaacaacaacgcCGGTTTCTACGACATCAAAAACAACTACTAGTACTACTCCTGCTTCTACGACATCAAAAACAACCACTAGTACTACTCCTGCTCCGACAACAAGTACCACGACTCCTGCTCCAAAACCAACAACGACTACACCCGTCCCTACAACCACTACACCTGTCCCTACCACCACTACACCCGTCCCTACAACCACTACACCCGTCCCTACCACTACTACACCTGTCCCTATAACCACCCGCACCACGTCCAGACCCGTCACCCTGCCTAGAAGGTACCCGCCTAGAAGGTACCCGCCCTACGTGCCGCCCTACGTCCTCCCGCCTGTCTACCTTCCCCGCCCGccccccgccgccgccgccaccgcctaCGCCGGTCCCGGCCGCGCGCGCGCCTACGCCGCCGCCAACAACATGTTGGCGTGGATACCCGCGTactttaatttgaaataa